In one Halosimplex halophilum genomic region, the following are encoded:
- a CDS encoding monovalent cation/H+ antiporter complex subunit F, with the protein MATDATVVAVVDAAIVLAAVLSLLCGYRAVRGPTVPDRVVALDAIATNVVAIAVLFAIKTDRGLYVTVALVLAIIGFLSTVAVAKFVTEGDVIVRQE; encoded by the coding sequence GTGGCGACTGACGCGACGGTCGTGGCGGTCGTCGACGCGGCCATCGTGCTCGCGGCCGTCCTGAGCCTCCTCTGTGGCTACCGCGCGGTCCGCGGGCCGACGGTGCCCGACCGGGTCGTCGCGCTGGACGCCATCGCGACCAACGTCGTCGCCATCGCCGTCCTGTTCGCCATCAAGACCGACCGCGGGCTGTACGTCACCGTCGCCCTCGTGCTCGCGATCATCGGCTTCCTCTCGACGGTCGCCGTGGCGAAGTTCGTCACCGAGGGCGACGTCATCGTCAGACAGGAGTGA
- a CDS encoding sodium:proton antiporter, whose product MSVPLAAAVGGLFAAGTFLLLRRDLVRVVWGVAVVSQGTFVYLLAMGGVDEGTHDLVPVLAGHGESVPEVADPVVQALVLTAIVISFGTTALALVLSYRAYEENESMDVTEWV is encoded by the coding sequence GTGAGCGTCCCGCTGGCGGCCGCGGTCGGCGGCCTGTTCGCCGCCGGCACGTTCCTGCTGTTGCGCCGGGACCTCGTCCGGGTCGTCTGGGGGGTCGCCGTCGTCTCGCAGGGCACGTTCGTCTACCTGCTCGCCATGGGCGGCGTCGACGAGGGGACCCACGACCTCGTGCCGGTGCTGGCCGGCCACGGCGAATCGGTCCCCGAGGTCGCCGACCCGGTCGTCCAGGCGCTGGTGCTGACCGCCATCGTCATCAGCTTCGGGACGACCGCGCTCGCGCTCGTGCTGTCGTACCGCGCCTACGAGGAGAACGAGAGCATGGACGTCACGGAGTGGGTCTGA
- a CDS encoding TMEM165/GDT1 family protein: MSDFLAVMVAAMVAQLIVLPGEKVQFIIAGLATRFRPLTVVGAAGLAFAGWTALEIWFGQALKGALPPVYLDAISGMLFLLFGVLLLRSIPEGGRVAPGDGDRSPEEAAAAETDGGYAGVGGSGDLDVSVLGRDVPDRFGNFLPIFVLMAVGEFGDKTQLVTISLAVQYGAHPGIWVGEMLVIIPISLANAYFFSTFAGRFDAAKAHLFGASVFFFFGFDTFLAILTDFSVWETVVGAVSNAVQSAVGAGAAAVPTVAALV, from the coding sequence GTGAGCGACTTTCTGGCGGTGATGGTCGCGGCGATGGTCGCGCAGTTGATCGTCCTGCCCGGCGAGAAGGTGCAGTTCATCATCGCGGGGCTGGCGACGCGGTTCCGCCCGCTGACGGTCGTCGGCGCGGCGGGGCTGGCCTTCGCCGGCTGGACGGCGCTGGAGATCTGGTTCGGCCAGGCGCTGAAGGGGGCGCTGCCGCCGGTGTATCTCGACGCGATCTCGGGGATGCTCTTCCTGCTGTTCGGCGTGTTGCTCCTCCGGTCGATCCCCGAGGGCGGCCGCGTCGCGCCGGGCGACGGCGACCGCTCGCCCGAGGAGGCCGCCGCGGCCGAGACCGACGGCGGGTACGCGGGCGTCGGGGGAAGTGGCGACCTCGACGTGTCGGTGCTGGGCCGGGACGTGCCCGACCGCTTCGGGAACTTCCTCCCCATCTTCGTGCTGATGGCGGTCGGCGAGTTCGGCGACAAGACCCAGCTCGTCACGATCAGCCTCGCCGTCCAGTACGGCGCCCACCCGGGCATCTGGGTCGGCGAGATGCTCGTGATCATCCCCATCAGCCTCGCTAACGCCTACTTCTTCAGCACGTTCGCGGGCCGGTTCGACGCGGCGAAGGCCCACCTGTTCGGCGCGAGCGTGTTCTTCTTCTTCGGGTTCGACACATTCCTCGCCATCCTCACGGACTTCTCGGTCTGGGAGACGGTGGTCGGCGCCGTCTCGAACGCCGTCCAGTCCGCGGTCGGCGCGGGAGCGGCCGCGGTCCCCACCGTCGCGGCGCTCGTCTGA
- a CDS encoding complex I subunit 5 family protein, with protein MSTAVVAPLLVALVTAVLTLALGRYPRLQRRASVAGALAYAVTVGGAVWATVLGPSAPGAAAYQVGDWPAPFGITLVLDGLSAFMLTIAGALALAAALFSVRYVTPENQRVYYHPLFHLLFVGVTGAFLTGDLFNLFVWFEVMLVVSYVFVAFYGTDRATAASFRYLVLNVFGSALMLVAVGGLYATTGTLNMADMARRLADPAAFGVDPAPVVGLSALLLAVFALKAGLVPFQFWVPDAYAAAPPPVTAVFAGVTKKVGIYAVVRLYFTVFAAAPVAVDLPGVGGTTPLAFLAPVLAAMGVASIAVGGFGAVGHGRLEGTFAYSSVGQVGFIALPVAVAAAADPVAGDPTESLRGVAIAAALVFALHHALVKGLLFLATAAVEDATGTDELSDLGGLAGHAPVLAGATFVGLLSLVGLPPLTGFFGKLLTVDAAVRGLAVGPERLSAAALAALLGGAVLTILYATRVWVGGFWGVRTPAVERGGTDLGQVAVLVALALAVVAVGVGFDPVYRFAEAAAAAAVDTEAYVDLVDPTGGGSA; from the coding sequence ATGAGCACCGCCGTCGTCGCGCCGCTGCTGGTCGCGCTCGTCACCGCCGTCCTGACGCTCGCGCTCGGTCGATACCCGCGTCTCCAGCGACGGGCGAGCGTCGCCGGCGCGCTCGCCTACGCCGTCACGGTCGGCGGAGCGGTCTGGGCGACCGTACTCGGACCGTCGGCGCCCGGCGCGGCCGCCTACCAGGTCGGCGACTGGCCGGCGCCGTTCGGCATCACGCTCGTCCTCGACGGCCTGTCGGCGTTCATGCTGACCATCGCCGGGGCGCTCGCTCTCGCCGCGGCCCTGTTCTCGGTCCGCTACGTGACCCCCGAGAACCAGCGGGTCTACTACCATCCCCTGTTCCACCTCCTGTTCGTCGGCGTGACCGGCGCCTTCCTCACCGGCGACCTGTTCAACCTCTTCGTCTGGTTCGAGGTGATGCTCGTGGTGAGCTACGTCTTCGTGGCCTTCTACGGCACCGACCGCGCCACCGCGGCCTCCTTTCGCTACCTCGTGCTCAACGTCTTCGGGAGCGCGCTCATGCTCGTCGCCGTCGGCGGCCTCTACGCCACGACCGGGACGCTGAACATGGCCGACATGGCCCGGCGGCTGGCCGACCCCGCCGCCTTCGGGGTCGACCCGGCGCCGGTCGTCGGCCTCTCGGCGCTCCTGCTCGCCGTGTTCGCGCTGAAGGCCGGACTGGTCCCCTTCCAGTTCTGGGTGCCCGACGCCTACGCCGCCGCGCCGCCGCCGGTCACCGCCGTCTTCGCCGGCGTCACGAAGAAGGTGGGGATCTACGCGGTCGTCCGCCTGTACTTCACCGTCTTCGCCGCCGCGCCCGTCGCGGTGGACCTGCCCGGTGTCGGCGGGACGACCCCGCTGGCGTTTCTCGCGCCGGTCCTCGCGGCGATGGGGGTCGCCAGCATCGCCGTCGGCGGGTTCGGCGCCGTCGGTCACGGCCGCCTGGAGGGGACCTTCGCCTACTCCAGCGTCGGCCAGGTCGGGTTCATCGCCCTCCCGGTCGCCGTCGCCGCCGCGGCCGACCCCGTCGCCGGGGACCCGACGGAGAGCCTCCGCGGGGTCGCCATCGCCGCCGCGCTGGTCTTCGCGCTCCACCACGCGCTCGTCAAGGGGCTCCTCTTCCTCGCGACGGCCGCGGTCGAGGACGCGACTGGAACCGACGAACTGTCCGATCTCGGCGGTCTCGCCGGTCACGCCCCGGTGCTCGCGGGGGCCACCTTCGTCGGTCTCCTCTCGCTGGTGGGGCTGCCGCCGCTGACGGGCTTTTTCGGGAAGCTACTGACCGTCGACGCCGCCGTCAGGGGGCTGGCGGTCGGCCCCGAACGCCTGTCGGCGGCCGCGCTCGCGGCGCTCCTGGGCGGCGCGGTGCTGACCATCCTCTACGCGACGCGGGTCTGGGTCGGCGGCTTCTGGGGGGTCCGGACGCCGGCGGTCGAGCGGGGCGGCACCGACCTGGGACAGGTCGCCGTCCTCGTCGCGCTGGCGCTGGCGGTCGTCGCCGTGGGCGTCGGGTTCGACCCCGTCTACCGGTTCGCCGAGGCGGCGGCGGCCGCGGCCGTCGACACCGAGGCGTACGTCGACCTCGTCGACCCGACGGGAGGTGGGTCGGCGTGA
- a CDS encoding Na+/H+ antiporter subunit E codes for MTRTWPAAGALFAVLWVFVHGPPLAPDPLAGSLLVGLAVGLPVAYVFRRLYADTFGLERSVRGIPSVVLFVLAFVREAVRSSLDVTYRVLAPSRPIEPEVILIPLRVRTDLGVTTIANSITMTPGSLTLDYDAEQNALYVHVIDGSDPADIVAPIRDWEDYALAVFDEDLSPGDPAPDFAVYPPDRTHPVLEQAVPDDEGDESADARRSDGDADAPDGGDGGGD; via the coding sequence GTGACCCGGACCTGGCCGGCCGCGGGGGCGCTGTTCGCGGTGCTGTGGGTGTTCGTCCACGGTCCGCCCCTCGCCCCCGACCCCCTCGCGGGGTCGCTGCTGGTCGGCCTGGCCGTCGGCCTGCCGGTCGCGTACGTCTTCCGGCGGCTCTACGCGGACACGTTCGGGCTCGAGCGGTCGGTCCGGGGGATCCCCTCCGTGGTCCTGTTCGTCCTGGCGTTCGTCCGGGAGGCCGTCCGCTCGTCGCTGGACGTGACCTACCGCGTGCTCGCGCCCTCTCGGCCGATCGAACCGGAGGTTATCCTCATCCCGCTGCGGGTCCGGACGGACCTGGGCGTGACCACCATCGCCAACAGCATCACGATGACGCCCGGGTCGCTCACGCTGGACTACGACGCCGAGCAAAACGCCCTCTACGTCCACGTCATCGACGGGAGCGACCCGGCCGACATCGTCGCCCCGATCCGCGACTGGGAGGACTACGCGCTGGCGGTCTTCGACGAAGACCTGTCGCCCGGCGACCCCGCCCCGGACTTCGCGGTCTACCCGCCGGACCGGACCCACCCGGTCCTCGAACAGGCCGTCCCCGACGACGAGGGCGACGAATCGGCGGACGCCCGGCGGAGCGACGGGGACGCCGACGCGCCGGACGGAGGTGACGGCGGTGGCGACTGA
- a CDS encoding MnhB domain-containing protein produces MTTTIMRTTARVTVPVVLVLAISLFLQGHNLPGGGFIGGVLTTAAFVLVYVGYGLDFLESGVLGREVDPGTGIFEHRTVAAYRRTFLLGLAVVVGSGVAGMLVGEPFLSQTYVHLEGIPVYHEVELASALVFDLGVYLVVVGGLLTIVSVVSAE; encoded by the coding sequence GTGACGACGACGATCATGCGGACGACCGCGCGGGTGACCGTCCCGGTCGTGCTCGTCCTCGCCATCTCGCTGTTCCTGCAGGGCCACAACCTCCCCGGCGGCGGGTTCATCGGCGGGGTCCTCACGACCGCCGCGTTCGTCCTCGTCTACGTCGGCTACGGGCTGGACTTCCTGGAGTCGGGCGTCCTCGGCCGCGAGGTCGACCCCGGGACGGGCATCTTCGAGCACCGGACGGTCGCCGCCTACCGCCGGACGTTCCTGCTGGGGCTGGCGGTCGTCGTCGGCAGCGGCGTCGCCGGGATGCTCGTCGGCGAGCCGTTCCTCTCGCAGACGTACGTCCACCTGGAGGGGATCCCGGTCTACCACGAGGTGGAACTGGCCAGCGCGCTCGTCTTCGACCTGGGCGTCTACCTCGTCGTCGTCGGCGGCCTGCTGACCATCGTCTCGGTGGTGAGCGCCGAATGA
- the mbhE gene encoding hydrogen gas-evolving membrane-bound hydrogenase subunit E produces MTPDLAAVATAVALPFVAAALSPLAVRALGERAGYAGAVVAAASFALLAAQRGSYGTVSVQWVPSLDVSARFAVDGWSLLFALVASGIGVLVFAYSARYMRGDENLGRYYAALLAFLGSILGVALAADLVFVFLFWELTSLCSFVLIGHHTEDGDARYSARMAMVVTVGGGLCLLAGLLVLAAAARGALGGVTFDLTAMVANDAAMRAALRESGLFVPAVVLLVAAAAAKSAQVPLHFWLPEAMVAPTPVSAFLHSATMVKVGVYFLGRVRPLLMSPEWTLLVASLGLLTMLVGAVLAVAASDAKELLAYSTASHLGLMVAGFGFEAVYGGEAGAFHLLNHALFKAPLFLVAGVVAHEAGTRNLDNLGGLWRELPVTAAVTGVAALSMAGIPPFNGFYSKELLFEAAYELAHEAGGLAWLYPAVATVASVFTVVYSLRFLAVFLGERRAPVREIHRPPVALVAPPVVLGVAVAAVSAAPQAAVDAVVQAAVAATATGEATLEVGLPTHLTPPVLMSVVAVVGGLAAYPFAGRLAAGIDRAVAAPVPIRPQGWYDRLLGAAERTSARFGPFVHSGVLRTYVTWVAATASALALAGFATSGPVPAELGDVPLAVAVVLLIAVLAAVAVTTASSHVAGVLTLSILGFMLAIFFILASAPDLALTQLVVETLVLVIFLLVLQRLPTFYSDVRPLELARDAALSLLVGGTAAAAVLLTAPGDGAAPTPVAQFYAEQAVPGGGGTNVVNVILVDFRGFDTLGELLVVAVAAIAVLVLVTMRTRGEEAATEEEAPVPDGGDAR; encoded by the coding sequence ATGACGCCGGACCTCGCCGCCGTCGCGACCGCCGTTGCGCTCCCGTTCGTCGCGGCGGCGCTCTCGCCGCTCGCCGTCCGCGCGCTCGGCGAGCGAGCGGGCTACGCCGGCGCCGTCGTCGCCGCGGCCAGTTTCGCGCTCCTGGCCGCCCAGCGCGGCAGCTACGGCACGGTCAGCGTCCAGTGGGTCCCCTCGCTGGACGTGAGCGCCCGGTTCGCCGTCGACGGCTGGTCGCTCCTGTTCGCCCTCGTCGCCAGCGGGATCGGCGTCCTCGTGTTCGCCTACTCCGCGCGGTACATGCGCGGCGATGAGAACCTGGGGCGCTACTACGCGGCGCTGCTGGCGTTTCTCGGGTCGATCCTCGGCGTCGCACTCGCCGCCGACCTCGTCTTCGTCTTCCTGTTCTGGGAACTGACGAGCCTCTGCTCGTTCGTCCTGATCGGTCACCACACCGAGGACGGCGACGCCCGCTACTCGGCGCGGATGGCCATGGTCGTCACCGTCGGCGGCGGCCTCTGCCTGCTCGCCGGCCTGCTCGTCCTCGCGGCGGCGGCCCGCGGTGCGCTGGGGGGCGTGACCTTCGACCTGACCGCGATGGTCGCCAACGACGCGGCGATGCGGGCGGCGCTCCGGGAGTCGGGACTGTTCGTCCCGGCCGTCGTCCTGCTGGTCGCGGCCGCGGCCGCAAAGTCCGCGCAGGTGCCGCTGCACTTCTGGCTGCCCGAGGCGATGGTCGCGCCGACGCCCGTCTCCGCGTTCCTCCACTCGGCGACGATGGTCAAGGTGGGCGTCTACTTCCTCGGTCGCGTCCGTCCCCTGCTGATGAGCCCCGAGTGGACGCTGCTGGTCGCCTCGCTGGGCCTGCTGACGATGCTCGTCGGCGCGGTGCTGGCCGTCGCCGCCTCGGACGCGAAGGAACTGCTGGCCTACTCGACGGCGAGCCACCTCGGGCTGATGGTCGCGGGCTTCGGCTTCGAGGCCGTCTACGGCGGCGAGGCCGGCGCCTTCCACCTGCTGAACCACGCCCTGTTCAAGGCACCGCTGTTCCTCGTCGCGGGGGTCGTCGCCCACGAGGCGGGCACTCGAAATCTCGACAACCTCGGCGGCCTCTGGCGGGAGCTGCCCGTCACCGCCGCGGTCACCGGCGTCGCCGCACTGAGCATGGCCGGGATCCCGCCGTTCAACGGCTTCTACTCCAAGGAACTGCTGTTCGAGGCGGCCTACGAACTCGCCCACGAGGCGGGCGGGCTCGCCTGGCTCTACCCGGCCGTCGCCACGGTCGCGAGCGTGTTCACCGTCGTCTACTCGCTGCGGTTCCTCGCGGTCTTCCTCGGCGAGCGGCGGGCGCCGGTCAGGGAGATCCACCGGCCGCCGGTCGCGCTGGTCGCGCCGCCCGTCGTCCTCGGCGTCGCGGTCGCGGCCGTCAGCGCCGCGCCCCAGGCGGCCGTCGACGCCGTCGTCCAGGCGGCCGTCGCGGCGACCGCGACCGGGGAGGCCACCCTCGAAGTCGGCCTCCCGACGCACCTCACGCCGCCGGTCCTGATGTCTGTCGTCGCGGTGGTCGGCGGCCTCGCCGCGTATCCGTTCGCCGGCCGGCTCGCGGCGGGGATCGACCGCGCCGTCGCGGCGCCGGTGCCGATTCGCCCCCAGGGGTGGTACGACCGGCTCCTCGGGGCCGCCGAGCGGACGAGCGCGCGGTTCGGGCCGTTCGTCCACAGCGGGGTCCTGCGGACGTACGTGACGTGGGTGGCCGCGACCGCGAGCGCGCTTGCGCTGGCGGGGTTCGCCACGAGCGGCCCCGTCCCGGCCGAACTGGGGGACGTACCGCTCGCGGTCGCCGTCGTGTTGCTGATCGCCGTCCTCGCCGCCGTGGCCGTGACGACCGCCTCCTCGCACGTCGCGGGCGTGCTGACGCTGTCGATCCTCGGGTTCATGCTCGCCATCTTCTTCATCCTCGCGAGCGCGCCGGACCTGGCGCTCACCCAGCTGGTCGTCGAGACGCTCGTGCTTGTGATCTTCCTGCTGGTCCTCCAGCGGCTCCCCACCTTCTACTCGGACGTGCGGCCGCTGGAACTGGCGCGTGACGCGGCGCTGTCGCTGCTGGTCGGCGGGACCGCCGCCGCGGCCGTCCTGCTCACCGCGCCCGGCGACGGCGCCGCCCCGACGCCGGTCGCCCAGTTCTACGCCGAGCAGGCGGTCCCCGGCGGGGGCGGGACGAACGTCGTCAACGTCATCCTGGTGGACTTCCGGGGGTTCGACACGCTCGGGGAACTGCTGGTCGTCGCGGTCGCGGCCATCGCCGTCCTCGTCCTCGTGACGATGCGGACCCGTGGCGAAGAGGCCGCCACCGAGGAGGAGGCGCCGGTCCCCGACGGGGGTGACGCCCGGTGA
- a CDS encoding TlpA family protein disulfide reductase codes for MPSDRPTRRRLLRTAGGAAAFALAGCSGGDDATTDGPATDQSATDAPGAAGTDRPDGGAARTSTPGDRDALALPTVEAAGSPDGEVSLRPDGKVSFVNFFATWCGPCKKEMPDLREVRAAFDADRVHMVSVTPESDEAAVRQFWRTYEGTWPVAMDADLRATSRWGVSAYPTNKLFDAEGNELSYTGLRHYEDIAPAIESALDGE; via the coding sequence ATGCCCTCCGACCGACCGACGCGGCGGCGCCTGCTCCGGACAGCCGGCGGGGCCGCCGCGTTCGCGCTCGCCGGGTGCTCCGGCGGGGACGACGCGACGACCGACGGGCCTGCGACCGACCAGTCAGCGACCGACGCGCCGGGAGCGGCCGGGACCGACCGGCCGGACGGCGGTGCCGCGCGCACGTCCACACCGGGGGACCGGGACGCGCTCGCGCTGCCGACGGTGGAGGCGGCCGGGTCGCCGGACGGCGAGGTCAGCCTGCGGCCCGACGGGAAGGTGTCGTTCGTGAACTTCTTCGCGACGTGGTGTGGCCCCTGCAAGAAGGAGATGCCGGACCTCCGGGAGGTCCGCGCGGCGTTCGACGCCGACCGGGTCCACATGGTCTCGGTGACGCCCGAGTCCGACGAGGCGGCCGTCCGCCAGTTCTGGCGGACCTACGAGGGGACCTGGCCGGTCGCCATGGACGCCGACCTCCGGGCGACGAGCCGGTGGGGCGTCTCCGCGTACCCGACGAACAAGCTGTTCGACGCCGAGGGGAACGAACTGAGCTACACCGGCCTGCGCCACTACGAGGACATCGCCCCGGCGATCGAGAGCGCCCTCGACGGGGAGTGA
- the mnhG gene encoding monovalent cation/H(+) antiporter subunit G: MVAAEAVRTWVVVALVVVGSVFLTVGTIGLLRLPNVYNRMHATSKPATIGAVSVFLAGFAHFGPGGAGLPSLVGIVFLFLTVPTGAHMIARAAERTGVPFLGSVTWPGKSDDE; this comes from the coding sequence ATGGTAGCCGCCGAGGCGGTCCGGACCTGGGTCGTCGTCGCGCTGGTCGTCGTCGGGAGCGTCTTCCTCACGGTCGGCACGATCGGCCTGCTCAGGCTGCCGAACGTCTACAACCGGATGCACGCGACGAGCAAGCCGGCGACTATCGGCGCCGTCTCGGTGTTCCTCGCCGGGTTCGCCCACTTCGGGCCGGGCGGCGCCGGCCTCCCGTCGCTGGTCGGCATCGTCTTCCTGTTCCTGACGGTGCCGACCGGCGCGCACATGATCGCGCGGGCCGCCGAGCGGACGGGCGTCCCGTTCCTCGGCTCGGTCACCTGGCCCGGCAAGTCCGACGACGAGTGA
- a CDS encoding HhH-GPD family protein — MSDADAETEADAPAEAFLPDDADAVREALVAWYEADHRDFPWRRTDDPYEILVSEVMSQQTQLSRVVDAWEAFLERWPTTADLAAADRADVVGFWSDHSLGYNNRAKYLHEAAGQVESEYGGEFPESPDELSELMGVGPYTANAVASFAFDNGNAVVDTNVKRVLYRAFDVPDDDDTFERVAAELMPEGESRVWNNAIMELGGVACEKTPACDGAGCPWREWCHAYGTGDFTAPDVPTQPDFEGSRRQMRGRVVNVLGASEEIALDELGPKVRVDYAPDGEYGRDWLADLLADLDDDGLVDYDESAGVASLRK; from the coding sequence ATGAGTGACGCCGACGCCGAGACCGAGGCGGACGCGCCGGCCGAGGCGTTCCTGCCCGACGACGCCGACGCCGTCCGGGAGGCGCTGGTCGCGTGGTACGAGGCCGACCACCGCGACTTTCCGTGGCGGCGGACCGACGACCCCTACGAGATCCTCGTCTCGGAGGTGATGAGCCAGCAGACCCAGCTCTCCCGGGTCGTCGACGCCTGGGAGGCGTTTCTGGAGCGGTGGCCGACGACCGCGGATCTGGCGGCCGCCGACCGCGCGGACGTGGTCGGGTTCTGGAGCGACCACAGCCTCGGCTACAACAACCGCGCGAAGTACCTCCACGAGGCCGCCGGCCAGGTCGAGTCCGAGTACGGGGGCGAGTTCCCCGAGTCGCCCGACGAGCTCTCGGAGCTGATGGGGGTCGGTCCCTACACCGCCAACGCGGTCGCCAGTTTCGCGTTCGACAACGGGAACGCGGTGGTCGACACGAACGTCAAGCGGGTCCTCTACCGCGCGTTCGACGTGCCGGACGACGACGACACCTTCGAGCGGGTCGCCGCGGAACTGATGCCCGAGGGGGAGTCCCGCGTCTGGAACAACGCGATCATGGAACTGGGCGGGGTGGCCTGCGAGAAGACGCCCGCCTGCGACGGGGCGGGCTGTCCCTGGCGGGAGTGGTGTCACGCCTACGGGACGGGCGATTTCACCGCGCCGGACGTGCCGACCCAGCCCGACTTCGAGGGCTCTCGGCGGCAGATGCGGGGGCGGGTCGTCAACGTCCTCGGCGCCAGCGAGGAAATCGCGCTCGACGAGCTCGGCCCGAAGGTCCGCGTCGACTACGCGCCCGACGGCGAGTACGGCCGCGATTGGCTCGCCGACCTGCTCGCGGACCTGGACGACGACGGGCTGGTCGACTACGACGAGTCGGCCGGCGTCGCCAGCCTCCGGAAGTGA
- a CDS encoding cytochrome c biogenesis protein CcdA, whose amino-acid sequence MSATVSLLGLAFSAGMATFFAPCAFPLVPGYLSYYLGTSADTATDGGTATLGEGVARRLGRLHPGLAAVARGVGVGLVVSAGMFLVYGVIAGVVTAVGARALSNVAVMELVVGAAFVVVGVAMAAGWKPTGQPVRLPERRRSVGGFFAFGVLYAAAAAGCTAPLFVAVFLRAAAGGPGQGAGVALAYAGGMALVMVVVTVTVALTGTALVGRLSRHTGRVYRVAGALLALSGLAEIYYYRYGFPPWVPDFTSLVPV is encoded by the coding sequence GTGAGCGCGACCGTCTCCCTGCTCGGGCTGGCGTTCTCGGCGGGGATGGCGACGTTCTTCGCGCCCTGCGCGTTCCCGCTGGTCCCCGGCTACCTCTCGTACTACCTCGGGACGAGCGCCGACACCGCCACCGACGGCGGGACGGCGACGCTCGGAGAGGGCGTCGCCCGGCGACTCGGGCGGCTCCACCCGGGGCTGGCGGCCGTCGCCCGCGGCGTCGGGGTCGGCCTCGTCGTCAGCGCGGGGATGTTCCTCGTCTACGGCGTGATCGCGGGCGTCGTGACGGCCGTCGGCGCCCGGGCACTGTCGAACGTGGCCGTGATGGAACTGGTCGTCGGCGCGGCGTTCGTCGTCGTCGGCGTCGCGATGGCGGCGGGGTGGAAGCCGACGGGCCAGCCGGTCCGGCTCCCCGAGCGACGGCGGAGCGTCGGCGGGTTCTTCGCGTTCGGGGTGCTGTACGCCGCGGCGGCCGCCGGCTGCACGGCCCCGCTGTTCGTCGCGGTCTTCCTGCGTGCGGCCGCCGGCGGGCCGGGCCAGGGCGCCGGCGTCGCCCTCGCGTACGCCGGGGGGATGGCCCTCGTGATGGTCGTCGTCACCGTCACGGTCGCGCTGACCGGGACGGCGCTGGTCGGGCGGCTCTCGCGCCACACCGGACGGGTCTATCGGGTAGCGGGGGCCCTCCTGGCGCTGTCCGGGCTCGCGGAGATCTACTACTACCGCTACGGGTTCCCGCCCTGGGTCCCCGACTTCACGTCGCTGGTCCCGGTGTGA
- a CDS encoding helix-turn-helix transcriptional regulator, translating to MDAALEDVEFLALSANRVAVLRSLAEGPRSRSALADETGASQATLGRILADFEERSWVRRTDDGYEATATGELVADAFSDLLEALELERDLRDIVAYLPTEELGFDLARLTDATITVPTETRPSAPVRRLLDLERAADEVRAFSHAFNEGTLSLLAERAAAGEVRFRGVFSPEAVDALTSDDALRRDLLTLVDADSAAVRVRPAGVPVAGTVADGRVHLLVRDDSGVLRAAIDTDDAAVREWAEDAFERYWTEATPLDRGDVVSPE from the coding sequence ATGGACGCGGCGCTCGAAGACGTGGAGTTCCTCGCGCTGTCGGCCAACCGGGTTGCCGTCCTGCGGTCGCTCGCCGAGGGGCCGCGGAGCCGGTCGGCGTTGGCCGACGAGACGGGCGCCTCCCAGGCCACCCTCGGCCGGATCCTCGCGGACTTCGAGGAGCGGTCGTGGGTCCGGCGGACCGACGACGGCTACGAGGCGACGGCCACGGGCGAACTGGTCGCCGACGCGTTCTCGGATCTGCTGGAGGCGCTCGAACTCGAACGCGACCTCCGGGACATCGTCGCGTACCTCCCGACCGAGGAGCTTGGGTTCGACCTCGCGCGGCTGACCGACGCGACGATCACCGTCCCCACGGAGACCCGGCCGTCGGCGCCGGTCCGGCGGCTGCTCGACCTGGAGCGGGCGGCCGACGAGGTCCGGGCGTTCTCCCACGCGTTCAACGAGGGGACGCTCTCGCTGCTGGCCGAGCGGGCCGCCGCCGGCGAGGTCCGGTTCCGCGGCGTCTTCTCGCCCGAGGCCGTCGACGCGCTGACGAGCGACGACGCGCTGCGGCGAGACCTCCTGACCCTCGTCGACGCCGACTCGGCCGCCGTCCGGGTCCGCCCGGCCGGCGTCCCGGTCGCCGGAACCGTCGCCGACGGCCGGGTCCACCTGCTGGTCCGCGACGACAGCGGCGTCCTCCGGGCCGCCATCGATACCGACGACGCCGCCGTCCGCGAGTGGGCCGAGGACGCCTTCGAGCGCTACTGGACGGAGGCCACGCCGCTCGACCGCGGCGACGTGGTTTCCCCGGAGTGA